From the Streptococcus hyointestinalis genome, the window GAAACGCTGCTGTGGTCAAGGTCGTTGAGAGTCAAGCAGAGCTTTACAATCTCAACCACGAGGACAAGGCAACCCTTGCTAAGCTGGTCAAATCTGGCGACATTTCAAGCAAGCAGTCAAAAGCTTACAGCGAATACTATGCACAAAATCCTAAAGAAACGGCTACCGTGGCAAATTAAAGCCTTTACGCTCCTTGAGAGCCTTGTCACTCTATTTGTCCTCTCCTTTTTAACTCTTCTCTTATCTGGAGCGGTGGAAAAGACTTTTGACAGTGTCAAAGAAACGCTTTTTTGGCTACAATTTGAACAAATCTACCGAGATACGCAAAAGCTGAGT encodes:
- the comGC gene encoding competence type IV pilus major pilin ComGC, producing the protein MKKYLNFLTKTKAKGFTLIEMLVVLVIISVLLLLFVPNLTKQKEKVTQTGNAAVVKVVESQAELYNLNHEDKATLAKLVKSGDISSKQSKAYSEYYAQNPKETATVAN